Proteins co-encoded in one Marmota flaviventris isolate mMarFla1 chromosome 9, mMarFla1.hap1, whole genome shotgun sequence genomic window:
- the LOC114098508 gene encoding olfactory receptor 52H1-like — protein MYNSSCYNPSSFILLGIPGLEHFHLWIGIPFCVIYLVAIVGNCILLYLIAVERSLHEPMFFFLSMLASTDLILSTATVPKLLSNLWLGSQEITFSGCLTQMFFLHFSFAVDSAVLLAMAFDRYVAICLPLKYNTVLTPQVIIKLMVSIVVRSFSIVLPDVFLLKRLPFCRTRIIPHTYCEHIGVARLSSADISVNIWYGFSVPLMTVISDVILIAESYVFILRAVFQLSSLGAHQKALSTCGSHGCVILMFYTPAFFSILAHRFGHGVPRNILILFANFYVAIPPALNPVVYGVKTKQIQEKFILFITWKRLQ, from the coding sequence ATGTATAACTCAAGTTGTTACAACCCAAGTTCCTTCATCCTTCTTGGAATACCTGGCCTGGAGCACTTCCACCTCTGGATTGGGATTCCCTTCTGTGTCATCTACCTTGTGGCCATTGTGGGCAACTGCATCCTGCTCTACCTCATTGCAGTTGAACGCAGCCTCCATGAGCCCATGTTCTTCTTCCTGTCCATGCTGGCCAGCACGGATCTCATCTTGTCCACTGCCACAGTGCCCAAACTGCTCAGTAACCTCTGGCTTGGCTCCCAAGAAATAACCTTCTCTGGTTGTCTCACACAGATGTTTTTCCTGCACTTCAGCTTTGCAGTGGACTCAGCTGTCCTATTGGCCATGGCATTtgatcgctatgtggccatctgcttGCCCTTGAAATACAACACCGTCTTGACCCCACAGGTGATCATCAAGCTTATGGTGAGCATTGTTGTGAGGAGCTTCTCTATTGTCCTGCCAGATGTGTTTCTTCTAAAACGCTTACCATTTTGCAGGACCCGCATCATCCCACATACATACTGTGAGCACATAGGTGTCGCTCGGCTTTCCTCTGCTGACATCTCTGTCAACATTTGGTATGGATTTTCTGTACCTCTCATGACTGTCATCTCAGATGTCATCCTTATTGCTGAGTCCTATGTCTTCATCCTCCGTGCTGTCTTTCAACTCTCATCCCTGGGTGCCCACCAAAAGGCCCTGAGCACCTGTGGCTCCCATGGGTGTGTTATCCTCATGTTTTACACACCTGCCTTCTTCTCTATCCTTGCTCATCGCTTTGGGCATGGTGTCCCTCGGAATATCCTTATCCTATTTGCCAACTTCTATGTGGCCATCCCTCCTGCCCTAAATCCTGTTGTTTATGGCGTGAAGACCAAGCAGATCCaggagaaatttattcttttcatcaCTTGGAAGAGGCTACAGTGA